The Methanocella sp. genome includes a window with the following:
- a CDS encoding OapC/ArvC family zinc-ribbon domain-containing protein, whose amino-acid sequence MPHRCLECKNVLQSGELNLNTGCPVCGGKKFEYVRPQKKEPAADPLKMTVSEYVAYADSIEPKPAGKPKPAQAKHKEAPKHRALKPAEPKAGEKKPEHRIESVRIVEKGSYDLNLPMLLNRKGLVMSKEDGVYVVDLPSALKADPKKKRR is encoded by the coding sequence ATGCCGCACCGTTGCCTGGAATGCAAGAACGTGCTCCAAAGCGGCGAACTGAATCTCAACACTGGCTGCCCCGTCTGTGGCGGCAAGAAGTTCGAGTACGTGCGCCCCCAGAAGAAAGAGCCTGCAGCGGATCCGCTCAAGATGACCGTATCCGAGTACGTAGCCTACGCGGACTCGATCGAGCCGAAGCCCGCCGGGAAGCCGAAGCCGGCCCAGGCGAAGCATAAGGAAGCCCCGAAACACCGGGCTCTCAAGCCCGCCGAGCCTAAGGCCGGGGAAAAGAAGCCGGAGCACCGCATTGAAAGCGTCCGCATCGTCGAAAAGGGCAGCTACGACCTTAACCTTCCAATGCTCTTGAACCGGAAGGGGCTGGTCATGTCGAAGGAAGACGGCGTCTATGTCGTCGACCTGCCGTCCGCGCTGAAGGCCGATCCGAAAAAGAAGAGACGATAG
- a CDS encoding OmpL47-type beta-barrel domain-containing protein, whose translation MVVTAEPAIFEGSVQGHVFADRTNAGIPGARVWLINSTNHNTTYGTTITGTGGYYYFVGVVPMGDNAYRLKAQKGNDTGYSSTFGVTTLENKSVDVYIRMSPASVTISTTRNYVVADGSDRIGITALVRDSLGRPVAGGHSVTFTATCDRPGSYGSIVPAHAVTDGEGRAGARYGRVPTAGSASFVTIGAYDGAGVGSSISIDIRAPDNTPPVTALKVTGEPDNAGGFISDVTATLTADDPGGWGVNETYYRIGDAGWTRYTSPITVSSEGGSTIYYYSTDMAGNAEMPKSRTVMIHKK comes from the coding sequence ATGGTGGTCACGGCAGAGCCGGCAATTTTTGAGGGGTCGGTCCAGGGGCACGTGTTTGCGGACCGGACAAATGCGGGCATTCCGGGGGCCCGGGTCTGGCTGATCAACTCGACGAATCATAACACGACTTATGGCACAACCATTACCGGCACCGGGGGATATTACTATTTTGTCGGAGTCGTTCCAATGGGAGATAACGCGTACCGGCTTAAGGCGCAAAAGGGAAACGATACGGGTTACTCGTCGACGTTCGGAGTGACGACCCTCGAAAATAAGTCCGTGGACGTGTACATTCGCATGAGCCCCGCAAGTGTTACTATTTCAACAACTCGAAATTACGTGGTGGCCGACGGCAGCGACCGAATCGGCATAACGGCACTCGTAAGAGACTCGCTGGGCAGGCCGGTAGCAGGAGGCCATTCCGTCACTTTTACGGCCACATGCGACAGGCCGGGGTCATACGGCTCCATCGTGCCGGCCCATGCCGTTACGGACGGCGAAGGCCGTGCAGGGGCAAGGTATGGGCGGGTCCCGACGGCGGGGTCAGCGTCTTTTGTAACCATAGGGGCGTACGATGGGGCGGGCGTGGGCTCCAGTATCTCCATAGACATCCGGGCGCCGGACAATACGCCTCCCGTAACGGCGCTCAAAGTGACAGGCGAGCCGGACAACGCGGGCGGTTTTATATCGGACGTTACGGCCACGCTGACCGCTGATGACCCCGGAGGATGGGGAGTGAATGAGACGTACTATCGCATTGGCGATGCGGGATGGACACGGTATACTAGCCCTATAACAGTCTCATCCGAGGGGGGCTCGACAATATACTACTACTCCACTGACATGGCCGGCAACGCGGAAATGCCTAAAAGCCGGACTGTGATGATACACAAAAAATGA
- a CDS encoding flavin reductase family protein, whose amino-acid sequence MDKIALGPKTLLYPMPTVLVGANVGGKPNYMTAAWCGMACMAPPMISVAISHVRHTLKGIEENKTFSINVPPVRELVKTDYVGITPGARVDKSKVFESFYGKLKTAPMVKECSVSLECKLFNTMDCGSHVLAVGEIMETYVDKPVVAGGAPDIKKVDPIIYSDGRYYRIGDFVADAYSAGKAYMKE is encoded by the coding sequence ATGGATAAGATCGCACTCGGGCCAAAAACGCTTCTATACCCCATGCCGACCGTGCTGGTCGGCGCTAACGTCGGCGGAAAGCCGAACTATATGACGGCCGCCTGGTGCGGCATGGCCTGCATGGCCCCTCCCATGATCTCGGTAGCGATAAGCCACGTCAGGCACACGCTCAAGGGCATCGAGGAGAATAAGACGTTCAGCATTAACGTGCCCCCGGTGAGGGAACTGGTAAAGACGGACTACGTCGGCATCACCCCGGGCGCCAGGGTCGATAAGTCGAAAGTGTTCGAGAGCTTTTATGGTAAGCTGAAGACGGCCCCCATGGTAAAGGAATGCTCGGTGAGCCTTGAATGTAAACTATTCAATACAATGGACTGCGGCAGCCATGTCCTTGCGGTGGGCGAGATCATGGAGACTTACGTCGATAAGCCTGTGGTCGCGGGCGGCGCGCCCGACATTAAAAAAGTCGACCCCATCATCTACTCGGACGGCAGGTACTACCGCATCGGCGACTTCGTAGCGGACGCGTACTCGGCCGGAAAGGCCTATATGAAGGAGTAA
- a CDS encoding PHP domain-containing protein, with protein sequence MLIDTHVHTSYSDGRDTPEKVIADAAMAGIGLLSITDHDCVDAYPEAIGLARSAGIRLIPGVELTTKNERGCNCIHIVGLGIRMDAGVRQALKRVVDARDESDKGFLKNLNEYLEKKYPGWEPAEGIKPSVFQNTLANARRQGIAITEKEMMDLILDPSLWAPIEYEITVDEAVDRIKEWGGVPVLAHPFDFSNDASVVLQRFLAAGGEVVELCKYRYKVRSDVLSRLGPGELLKKEREMNEWTVAAARKHGLKLTMASDRHDGHRAMGMDPAEYGIDVSWLEELCAR encoded by the coding sequence ATGCTCATCGATACCCACGTCCACACGAGCTACAGCGACGGCCGGGATACGCCGGAAAAGGTCATCGCCGACGCCGCCATGGCGGGCATCGGGCTGCTGAGCATCACGGACCACGACTGCGTGGACGCTTACCCGGAGGCGATTGGGCTGGCGAGGAGTGCCGGCATCAGGCTGATACCCGGCGTCGAGCTCACCACCAAGAACGAGCGGGGCTGCAATTGTATTCATATCGTGGGCCTGGGCATCAGGATGGACGCCGGCGTGAGACAGGCCTTGAAGAGGGTCGTGGACGCCAGGGACGAGTCCGATAAAGGATTTTTAAAGAACCTTAACGAGTACCTGGAGAAAAAGTACCCGGGCTGGGAGCCTGCGGAGGGAATCAAGCCAAGCGTATTCCAGAATACGCTGGCCAACGCCCGGAGACAGGGCATCGCTATCACTGAAAAGGAAATGATGGACCTGATCCTGGACCCGTCCCTCTGGGCGCCCATCGAATACGAGATCACCGTGGACGAGGCGGTCGACCGCATCAAGGAGTGGGGCGGCGTGCCCGTTCTGGCCCACCCGTTCGACTTCAGCAACGACGCGAGCGTCGTGCTTCAAAGGTTTTTGGCCGCGGGCGGCGAGGTGGTCGAGCTCTGCAAGTACCGCTATAAGGTGAGGAGCGATGTGCTATCCCGGCTCGGCCCGGGCGAACTATTGAAAAAAGAGCGAGAGATGAACGAGTGGACGGTGGCGGCCGCCCGGAAACATGGCCTGAAGCTCACGATGGCCTCGGATCGCCATGACGGACACCGGGCCATGGGCATGGACCCGGCCGAGTACGGCATCGACGTATCATGGCTCGAAGAGTTATGCGCCCGGTAG
- a CDS encoding cyclic nucleotide-binding/CBS domain-containing protein, whose protein sequence is MKIHEGMQMETDLSVSDVMSRRLITAEASETADKLAGKMADSGVGCIIVIKDNHPVGIVTERDLVVKLISKNAQPSKVNAQDIMSTPLITIPPEKSVELALREMARRHIRRLPVVQGRKLIGLVSDSDLLSVSSELSEILRDVIRQNNPEGDMGQTIPEWEQEEKSPSVFIQGICEVCQSFQESLENIDGTYVCSRCREELPLYQ, encoded by the coding sequence ATGAAAATACACGAGGGCATGCAAATGGAGACAGACCTATCGGTGAGCGACGTCATGTCGCGCAGGCTCATCACGGCCGAAGCATCGGAAACGGCGGATAAGCTGGCGGGTAAGATGGCGGATTCCGGCGTCGGCTGCATCATCGTGATCAAGGATAACCATCCGGTAGGCATCGTCACAGAGCGGGACCTGGTCGTCAAGCTCATCTCGAAGAACGCCCAGCCGTCGAAGGTAAATGCGCAGGACATCATGTCCACCCCGCTCATCACCATTCCGCCGGAGAAGAGCGTCGAGCTCGCCCTCAGGGAAATGGCCCGGCGCCACATCCGAAGGCTCCCGGTCGTCCAGGGCAGAAAGCTGATAGGCCTGGTCTCGGACTCTGACCTGCTCTCCGTATCCTCGGAGCTGAGCGAGATCTTAAGGGATGTCATCCGGCAGAACAACCCGGAGGGTGACATGGGGCAGACAATACCCGAGTGGGAGCAGGAGGAAAAGAGCCCCAGCGTGTTTATTCAGGGCATATGCGAAGTCTGCCAGAGCTTCCAGGAGTCCCTGGAGAACATCGACGGCACGTACGTTTGCAGCCGGTGCAGGGAAGAGCTCCCGCTATACCAGTAG
- a CDS encoding deoxyribodipyrimidine photo-lyase yields the protein MTEPGGRITALNDAPTRSGDCVVYWAQSSLRTVENPALAFAAEKANSLGLPLLVFYAIDSSIPMANLRNFTFMMEGLNDFISNLGPSGADVCVRRGNAVENVVELCREVKAATLVADESHLNEGRKRRSLVAGRVRLPMFQADANVIVPVRLLPGEQYAAYTIRPRLMKLLDAHIEPRRMPAIMYRKAPATWSDGPRIDLKKLRLPEVPPSDRYRGGETRALRTLREFVDGRLDGYAENRNDPGIDGQSGLSPYLRFGHISPALMLREVMDSGRRQEDIDAFVDEAFVRRELAENFTFYDPDYRSLSSLRGWAKSTIEAHREDRRPKLFTLGELEAGETGDELWDASQFEMVTHGKMAGYMRMYWGKRVIGWSNTPEEALRRLQFLNDKYELDGRSPNGYAAIMWCFGKHDRAFAERPVYGKLRYMSPAGTEKKFRLEDYEKRIGYKEKVTAH from the coding sequence ATGACCGAGCCCGGGGGCAGAATCACCGCGCTAAACGACGCGCCGACCCGATCGGGGGATTGTGTTGTATATTGGGCGCAGTCGAGCCTCCGCACGGTAGAAAACCCGGCGCTTGCGTTCGCGGCCGAAAAAGCGAACTCGCTGGGCCTGCCACTTCTGGTCTTCTATGCCATCGATTCATCCATTCCCATGGCTAACCTGCGTAATTTTACTTTCATGATGGAAGGCCTGAACGACTTCATAAGCAACCTGGGGCCGTCCGGCGCCGACGTGTGCGTGCGGCGAGGGAACGCGGTGGAGAACGTGGTGGAGCTTTGCCGGGAGGTCAAGGCGGCAACGCTGGTGGCGGACGAGTCCCACCTGAACGAAGGGAGGAAGCGCCGAAGCTTGGTTGCCGGACGCGTCCGCCTACCGATGTTCCAGGCCGACGCCAACGTTATCGTGCCCGTGAGGCTTTTACCCGGCGAGCAGTATGCCGCATACACGATCCGGCCGCGGCTCATGAAGCTTCTGGATGCCCATATTGAGCCCCGGAGAATGCCGGCTATCATGTATCGAAAAGCTCCGGCCACATGGTCGGACGGGCCCCGCATCGACCTGAAGAAATTACGGTTGCCGGAAGTGCCTCCATCGGACCGGTATCGCGGCGGGGAAACGCGGGCACTACGCACATTGCGAGAATTCGTTGATGGGAGGCTCGACGGCTATGCCGAGAACCGGAACGACCCGGGCATCGACGGGCAGTCAGGCCTGAGCCCATACCTGCGATTCGGCCACATTTCCCCCGCGCTCATGCTCCGGGAGGTCATGGACAGCGGCCGGCGTCAAGAGGACATCGACGCCTTCGTAGACGAGGCGTTCGTGCGCCGCGAGCTGGCGGAAAATTTCACCTTTTACGACCCGGACTACCGGAGCCTTAGTTCGCTCCGCGGCTGGGCGAAGTCTACGATCGAGGCCCACCGGGAGGACCGCCGTCCAAAGCTGTTCACGCTGGGCGAGCTGGAGGCCGGAGAAACCGGCGACGAACTCTGGGATGCCTCGCAATTCGAGATGGTCACGCACGGAAAGATGGCCGGGTATATGCGCATGTACTGGGGCAAGCGGGTCATAGGGTGGTCGAATACGCCCGAGGAGGCGCTCCGCCGTCTACAATTTTTAAACGATAAGTACGAGCTGGACGGCCGGAGCCCGAACGGCTACGCGGCCATCATGTGGTGCTTCGGAAAGCATGACCGGGCGTTTGCCGAAAGGCCGGTGTACGGCAAACTCAGGTACATGAGCCCGGCCGGCACGGAGAAAAAGTTCCGTCTGGAAGATTATGAAAAAAGGATCGGATATAAGGAAAAAGTAACGGCGCATTAG
- a CDS encoding CBS domain-containing protein → MKVSDIMATNPQFVGINEFVTHAREIMRDYNYDSLPVVQDGKVAGMITLQDIINVTSTRSDVTVNGYVRQGVPRLTPDTPVKKAAFIIIRTDEGRVPVVDSGSRLVGLLSIKDIFKGLPELGLEDGPVSDYMTRRVVVCEPGDNISRVWLNMIHYGLTGLPVVSQREEVLGMVTREDIMKRGYVRIGRESDTGRSPSSVQYIMSTPAITVEEGDPMSKAAKIFMERNIGRVPVVKDNKLVGIIDRYDVIRACRALQGVTAK, encoded by the coding sequence ATGAAAGTAAGCGATATCATGGCGACGAACCCCCAGTTCGTCGGTATCAACGAGTTCGTCACGCACGCACGGGAGATCATGCGGGACTACAACTATGACAGCCTGCCCGTGGTGCAGGACGGCAAGGTGGCGGGCATGATCACGCTGCAGGACATCATCAACGTGACGTCCACCCGCTCCGACGTGACCGTGAACGGCTACGTCCGGCAGGGCGTGCCCCGGCTGACGCCGGATACTCCTGTAAAAAAGGCGGCGTTCATCATCATTCGCACTGACGAGGGCCGGGTACCCGTGGTCGACAGCGGCTCCAGGCTGGTGGGGCTCCTGAGCATTAAGGACATTTTTAAGGGGCTCCCGGAGCTTGGCCTGGAGGATGGCCCTGTGAGCGATTATATGACCCGCCGGGTCGTCGTTTGCGAGCCCGGGGATAACATTTCGCGGGTCTGGCTCAACATGATCCATTATGGCCTGACGGGCCTGCCCGTCGTTAGCCAGCGGGAGGAAGTCCTCGGGATGGTCACACGGGAAGATATCATGAAGCGGGGCTACGTGCGCATCGGCCGGGAGAGCGACACCGGCCGGTCGCCCTCCAGCGTGCAATATATCATGTCTACGCCGGCCATCACCGTTGAAGAGGGCGATCCGATGAGTAAGGCGGCGAAGATCTTCATGGAAAGAAACATAGGAAGAGTACCGGTCGTTAAGGACAATAAGCTGGTCGGGATCATCGACAGGTATGACGTGATCCGGGCCTGCAGGGCCCTCCAGGGAGTGACCGCAAAATGA
- a CDS encoding epoxyqueuosine reductase, with protein sequence MPAVKPKNVKDDITAIAAKYGIEVVGFLKLDDHSRIPAGEMSLLNGVKWEDGEVDLSNVHDPLEIMPSAKTMVILGKKLLDDRSDIYYKASDGYSASVEMMLLEIAASKIIDALRKNGAEAGEYTSYYLKVWAVLCGLGWIGKSRMFVSKAYGPRLRLRGVLTSAEIGETHAVLPDESCGECTECIRACPVGAISATEVDRKKCGACPVNHRKLTENARAYCTACTTSCPVGKPAGHKHAGQAISRQ encoded by the coding sequence ATGCCAGCCGTCAAGCCAAAAAACGTAAAAGACGATATCACCGCCATCGCGGCGAAGTACGGCATCGAGGTCGTGGGCTTCCTGAAGCTGGACGACCATTCACGGATACCGGCCGGCGAGATGAGCCTCCTGAATGGCGTAAAATGGGAGGACGGCGAAGTAGACCTTTCCAACGTCCATGACCCGCTGGAGATAATGCCCTCGGCGAAAACGATGGTCATACTAGGCAAGAAGCTCCTGGACGACCGGTCGGACATCTATTACAAAGCGTCGGACGGATATTCGGCGTCGGTCGAGATGATGCTCCTGGAGATCGCCGCCTCGAAGATCATCGACGCCCTGAGAAAAAACGGGGCGGAAGCGGGGGAATACACTTCCTACTACCTGAAGGTGTGGGCCGTCCTCTGCGGGCTCGGCTGGATCGGAAAGTCCCGGATGTTCGTATCGAAGGCGTACGGCCCCAGGCTGCGGCTGCGCGGTGTTCTGACCAGCGCCGAAATCGGGGAGACCCACGCCGTCCTGCCGGACGAGAGCTGCGGAGAATGCACGGAGTGCATCCGGGCATGTCCAGTCGGAGCCATATCCGCCACGGAGGTGGACCGGAAGAAATGCGGAGCCTGCCCCGTGAACCACCGTAAGCTCACGGAAAACGCCCGGGCCTATTGCACGGCCTGCACGACGTCCTGCCCGGTAGGAAAGCCGGCCGGACATAAGCATGCGGGGCAAGCTATATCGCGGCAATAA
- a CDS encoding ribonuclease P protein component 4 has product MADRKKKKEPQRKPFNVDMAEERIQRLFELAEKAYLQKPDLADRYVDIARRISMRHRVGIPGDLKKKVCKKCGSYLVPGENCRVRLDGSRILITCLKCGAVKRYPYK; this is encoded by the coding sequence ATGGCCGACCGTAAAAAAAAGAAAGAGCCGCAGAGGAAGCCTTTTAACGTGGACATGGCAGAGGAGCGCATCCAGAGGCTGTTCGAGCTGGCAGAAAAGGCTTACTTGCAAAAGCCCGACCTGGCGGACCGGTACGTGGACATCGCCCGGCGCATCAGCATGCGCCACCGCGTTGGAATTCCCGGGGATCTTAAAAAGAAAGTATGCAAGAAGTGCGGCTCATACCTCGTGCCCGGGGAGAACTGCCGCGTAAGGCTCGACGGCAGCCGGATACTTATCACGTGCCTGAAATGCGGGGCCGTCAAGCGTTACCCGTATAAGTGA
- a CDS encoding Era-like GTP-binding protein, which produces MALLAELRESLSGLWGRVFRRKASRIGIYGPPNAGKTTLANKILMDFTGETIGAVSNVPHETRRVRRREGVTIRGDGYSVTLDIVDTPGLATKIDFHDFMAFGMTEEEAKRRAKEATEGVIEAIKWMDNLDGVLLVMDSTEDPYTQVNVTVIGNMEARRLPMLIVANKMDLPGASSDRIKGAFPQHTVVPISALHGKNIDLLYETIASRFG; this is translated from the coding sequence ATGGCACTATTAGCTGAGCTAAGGGAGAGCTTATCCGGCCTGTGGGGCCGAGTCTTCCGGCGAAAGGCCTCGCGCATCGGCATCTACGGGCCGCCGAACGCCGGCAAGACCACGCTCGCCAACAAGATATTGATGGACTTCACGGGGGAGACCATCGGCGCCGTGTCCAACGTGCCCCACGAGACGCGCCGCGTGCGCCGCCGCGAGGGCGTGACGATCCGGGGCGACGGCTATTCCGTCACGCTGGACATCGTGGACACCCCGGGGCTGGCGACGAAGATCGACTTTCACGACTTCATGGCCTTCGGCATGACGGAGGAGGAAGCGAAACGCCGCGCAAAGGAGGCCACCGAGGGCGTCATCGAGGCCATCAAGTGGATGGACAACCTGGACGGCGTCCTTCTGGTCATGGACTCGACCGAGGACCCGTACACGCAGGTCAACGTCACCGTCATCGGCAACATGGAGGCCCGGCGCCTGCCCATGCTCATCGTGGCCAACAAGATGGACCTGCCCGGGGCGTCGTCCGACCGCATCAAGGGCGCCTTCCCGCAGCACACGGTCGTCCCCATATCGGCGCTGCACGGCAAGAACATTGACCTATTATACGAGACGATAGCCAGCAGGTTCGGATAG
- a CDS encoding DUF2073 domain-containing protein: MDTPQNQNIQINMISAHKLQAMSTMDKITLILDDVSSGRIVILEQGLDPREEAQLIEHTMLKIRDSQFYGIEIQSYPRDSRPSPWNILKRPDNRVTVIGPANRMKTLKKEKDIISAVIS; the protein is encoded by the coding sequence ATGGACACACCACAGAATCAGAATATTCAGATCAACATGATCTCGGCCCACAAGCTGCAGGCCATGAGCACGATGGACAAGATCACGCTCATCCTCGACGACGTCTCCAGCGGGCGGATCGTCATTCTCGAGCAGGGGCTCGACCCCAGGGAGGAAGCCCAGCTCATCGAGCACACGATGCTAAAGATCCGGGACTCCCAGTTCTATGGCATCGAGATCCAGAGCTACCCCCGCGATAGCCGGCCTTCGCCCTGGAACATCCTTAAGCGCCCCGACAACCGGGTCACGGTCATCGGGCCGGCGAACCGGATGAAGACCCTGAAGAAGGAAAAGGACATCATATCCGCGGTCATTTCCTGA